A window of Cydia pomonella isolate Wapato2018A chromosome 22, ilCydPomo1, whole genome shotgun sequence contains these coding sequences:
- the LOC133530261 gene encoding isoleucine--tRNA ligase, mitochondrial yields the protein MLCSRNLNVFHTNYKKTITKWVPIGLVRLKSSAEPKTKTYSHTILFPKTDFPARSNSARKDEIQKAAKFSELYSWQRQHLKGPEFVLHDGPPYANGDLHMGHAVNKIIKDINNRHQVLLGHKVHYVPGWDCHGLPIELKALQQTKTTKKSAPSNIETQKQETTPSSAVEIRQVARKFALETIERQKAQFESWGVMADWDKQCYRTLDNGYVKSQLELFYEMYEKGLIFRALKPVYWSPSSKTALAEAELEYDPQFKSTEVYVSFPLDSVPDNIRDAVKGETLSAIIWTTTPWTLVANRAICFSAQLLYSIIRVEGLGGLFLVASELVEQLQNTLERAVQRIAEVEGAALTGARYHHKILNQSFPLLAASHVTASKGTGLVHTAPAHGPEDFLVGLEHNIPVECNVDESGLYRDLGSLNGLFVLGRGQEAVISLLGDQVLRRGVHTHSYPLDWRTKKPVILRASHQWFIHTEALKKKALEALERVEILPSSSAQQSRQGFRARVAARAYWCVSRQRAWGVPIPCLYHDGKPIVHRRVIARLLQRGADAWWTAPAAELLPPALAEELGVNVAEVTKGEDIMDIWLDSGSSWRTLPAPAALCSEGVDQLTGWFQSSLLTSAAVAGRAPYKCIFVHGFVVDAERRKMSKSLGNVIAPEQIIHGGGKQPAYGIDTLRWWVASHGTQHTQIIVRKKLLDDCQSEVIRIRAILKYLLGVIDLPPLKNPSLNYFDQYMVAETYKFLKDVHDNMNELRYNSAVQNILYFISNKVSALYCHCVKDRLYCAPKASEARIGAQLVAHTMLVSLCKAIAPILPHLIEEVWKYHPLYEKPFFFTQNIPVLENQSVDTTIMDLVLELKKDITALTKNENLKKLSVEVKLNPTLYSILNDLNSLDETNESVLNEILEVSDVCLSVESVEKWVVSVSESSREQCLRCRKYNAQENSDKCLRCQLAMASM from the exons ATGTTATGCAGTAGAAACTTAAATGTTTTCCACACAAATTATAAGAAAACCATAACAAAATGGGTCCCAATAGGACTCGTACGATTAAAAAGTTCTGCAGaaccaaaaacaaaaacatactcCCATACAATTCTTTTCCCAAAAACAGACTTTCCTGCGCGATCTAATAGTGCGAGAAAAGATGAGATTCAAAAG GCTGCGAAGTTTTCTGAGCTTTACAGCTGGCAGAGACAACACCTGAAAGGGCCAGAGTTCGTGTTGCACGATGGGCCGCCCTACGCTAACGGAGATTTGCACATGGGACATGCTGTTAATAAg ATAATAAAAGACATAAACAACCGCCATCAAGTCCTCCTCGGCCACAAAGTCCACTACGTCCCCGGGTGGGACTGCCACGGGCTCCCGATTGAGCTCAAAGCCCTCCAACAAACcaaaacgacaaaaaaatcaGCGCCATCTAACATTGAAACACAAAAGCAAGAAACAACGCCATCTAGTGCTGTGGAAATACGTCAAGTGGCGAGGAAGTTTGCGTTGGAAACTATAGAGAGACAGAAGGCACAGTTCGAGAGCTGGGGAGTCATGGCTGATTGGGATAAGCAGTGTTACAG GACCCTGGATAACGGCTATGTGAAGAGCCAGTTGGAGCTGTTCTACGAGATGTACGAGAAGGGGCTGATCTTTAGGGCTTTGAAGCCCGTCTATTGGTCGCCGTCGTCCAA AACAGCCCTAGCAGAAGCCGAGTTGGAGTACGACCCTCAGTTCAAGAGTACAGAAGTGTACGTCAGCTTCCCGCTCGACTCCGTGCCGGACAACATCAGAGATGCTGTGAAGGG TGAGACCCTCTCAGCTATCATCTGGACGACGACCCCGTGGACGCTGGTGGCTAATCGCGCCATCTGCTTCAGCGCACAGCTCCTGTACAGCATCATAAGGGTGGAAGGGCTCGGGGGGCTGTTCCTCGTGGCCAGCGAGCTGGTTGAGCAGTTGCAGAACACGCTAGAACGAGCGGTGCAGAGGATCGCAGAGGTTGAAg GCGCTGCGCTCACAGGCGCCCGCTACCACCACAAGATACTGAACCAATCATTTCCACTCCTCGCGGCAAGTCACGTGACAGCTTCCAAGGGCACGGGCTTAGTGCACACTGCCCCCGCACACGGCCCCGAGGACTTCCTAGTGGGGCTGGAACACAATATACCGGTG GAATGCAACGTGGACGAATCCGGGCTGTACCGCGACCTCGGCTCTCTGAACGGCCTCTTCGTGCTCGGCCGCGGGCAGGAGGCCGTCATCTCGCTGCTCGGCGACCAGGTGTTGAGGCGAG GTGTCCACACGCACTCGTACCCGCTGGACTGGCGGACCAAGAAGCCGGTCATATTGCGGGCCAGCCACCAGTGGTTCATTCATACCGAGGCCTTGAAGAAGAAGGCTTTA GAAGCATTGGAACGCGTTGAGATCCTGCCGTCCTCCAGCGCGCAGCAGTCCCGGCAAGGCTTCCGGGCCCGCGTCGCCGCGCGCGCCTACTGGTGCGTGTCGCGGCAGCGCGCCTGGGGCGTGCCCATACCGTGTCTCTATCATGACGGGAAGCCTATAGTCCACAG GCGCGTCATCGCCCGCCTGCTGCAGCGCGGGGCGGACGCGTGGTGGACGGCGCCGGCGGCCGAGCTGCTGCCGCCGGCGCTGGCCGAGGAACTCGGGGTTAACGTCGCAGAGGTCACCAAAGGAGAG GATATAATGGACATCTGGCTGGACTCGGGGTCGTCGTGGCGGACGCTGCCGGCGCCGGCCGCGCTGTGCAGCGAGGGCGTGGACCAGCTGACGGGCTGGTTCCAGAGCTCCCTGCTGACGAGCGCCGCCGTCGCCGGCCGCGCCCCATACAA ATGCATCTTCGTGCACGGTTTCGTGGTGGACGCGGAGAGGCGGAAGATGTCCAAGTCTCTGGGCAACGTGATCGCGCCGGAACAGATCATACACGGCGGGGGCAAGCAGCCCGCGTATGGCATCGACACGTTGAG ATGGTGGGTGGCCAGCCACGGAACACAGCATACACAAATCATCGTCCGTAAGAAACTCCTCGACGACTGCCAATCAGAGGTCATCAGGATTCGCGCCATCTTGAAATATCTACTAGGGGTCATTGACCTCCCCCCACTTAAGAACCCATCATTGAACTACTTCGATCAATACATGGTCGCAGAAACGTACAAGTTCTTAAAAGATGTACACGACAATATGAATGAGTTGAGATATAACAGTGCAGTCCAAAACATACTATATTTCATTAGTAATAAGGTATCAGCTTTATATTGTCATTGCGTTAAAGATAGATTATACTGTGCTCCTAAAGCGTCAGAAGCCAGAATAGGGGCTCAGTTGGTGGCTCACACGATGCTAGTCTCTCTATGTAAGGCCATAGCACCTATTTTGCCGCATTTAATCGAAGAGGTATGGAAATATCATCCTTTATATGAAAAACCGTTCTTTTTCACTCAAAATATACCCGTTTTAGAGAATCAAAGCGTAGATACAACGATAATGGATTTAGTTTTAGAATTAAAGAAAGATATAACAGCTTTAACTAAAAACGAAAACTTGAAAAAATTATCTGTTGAAGTAAAATTAAATCCTACACTATATTCCATATTAAACGATTTAAATTCTTTAGATGAAACAAATGAAAGTGTGTTAAATGAGATTTTAGAAGTGTCAGATGTGTGTCTGAGTGTCGAAAGTGTCGAGAAATGGGTGGTAAGTGTCAGTGAGAGCTCCCGAGAGCAGTGTCTGCGGTGTCGCAAGTATAACGCGCAAGAAAATAGTGACAAGTGTTTGAGATGTCAACTTGCTATGGCGTCGATGTAG
- the LOC133530272 gene encoding protein LTV1 homolog, with the protein MPKTKKKFIDRKKAVTFNLVHRSQRDPLAADESAPQRVLVPVNAAVPPRKEKAPELTPEQRREEQRKYGVYFDDDYNYLQHLKDTKEVTLVLQPNATHKRKEKSQLSADGDEPVIPVVEKLNLPSSVFASAVEEDVGLLNKAATQGLCLDLDPEVVAALDEDFDFEDPENELEDNFIELAMAEGDGDGSDGEEYEEDDSMANDSDQAFASDLDSDDDSNPQEGRRMPRARVQLDSKSRFSQYSMSSSVIRRNQGLTLLDDRFEKMFAEYDDTELGALDCEEIEGFMPESHARLLQAAEEFQESRRRQQLDKEREVARMRRLQEIEEESEEELETVEVPREEKWDCETILSTYSNLYNHPKIIEEPKKPGKIRINPRTGIPQDVLGADTRLTTKSLARFDALQDAGDDDDDTATHADTVLSTLSVLSLRPKDETPEEKKERKRLLKEYRKERRVEKKANREAFKEEKKRQEKILLNNRSNVQGNRIL; encoded by the exons ATG CCTAAAACCAAGAAGAAGTTTATAGACCGAAAGAAGGCTGTAACGTTCAACCTAGTGCACAGATCGCAGCGGGACCCCTTGGCCGCGGACGAGAGCGCCCCGCAGAGGGTCCTGGTGCCCGTCAATGCTGCGGTACCACCGAGGAAAGAAAAGGCACCT GAGTTGACACCCGAGCAGCGCAGAGAGGAACAACGCAAGTATGGTGTTTACTTCGATGATGACTACAACTATCTGCAACATCTCAAGGACACCAAGGAGGTCACGCTCGTCCTGCAACCT aaCGCAACACACAAGCGGAAAGAGAAGTCTCAGCTGTCAGCTGACGGAGATGAGCCAGTGATCCCCGTGGTAGAGAAGCTGAATCTGCCGAGCTCTGTGTTCGCGTCCGCTGTTGAAGAAGATGTCGGTTTACTGAACAAGGCTGCTACACAAG GGTTGTGCCTGGACCTGGACCCTGAAGTAGTCGCGGCGCTGGACGAGGACTTCGACTTCGAGGACCCGGAGAATGAGCTGGAGGACAACTTCATTGAGCTGGCCATGGCCGAAGGAGACGGGGAtg GTTCGGATGGTGAAGAATATGAGGAAGACGACAGTATGGCGAACGACTCCGACCAGGCGTTCGCCTCGGACCTGGACTCCGACGACGACAGCAACCCGCAG GAGGGCCGCCGCATGCCGCGGGCCCGCGTGCAGCTCGACAGCAAGTCGCGCTTCTCGCAGTACTCCATGTCCTCCAGCGTCATCAGACGGAACCAGGGGCTCACGCTCCTCGACGACCGGTTCGAGAAG ATGTTCGCGGAGTACGACGACACGGAGCTCGGAGCCCTGGACTGCGAGGAGATCGAGGGCTTCATGCCGGAGTCGCACGCCCGGCTGCTGCAGGCCGCCGAGGAGTTCCAGGAGTCGCGGAGGAGGCAGCAGCTGGACAAGGAGAGGGAGGTCGCCAG GATGCGACGCCTGCAGGAAATCGAGGAGGAGTCGGAAGAGGAACTGGAAACTGTAGAAGTGCCCAGAGAGGAGAAGTGGGACTGCGAGACCATCCTGTCCACCTACTCCAACCTGTACAACCATCCCAAGATCATCGAGGAGCCCAAG AAACCGGGCAAAATCCGCATCAACCCCAGAACGGGCATCCCTCAAGACGTGCTCGGCGCCGACACCAGGCTCACCACGAAGTCCCTGGCCAGGTTCGACGCGCTGCAGGACGCgggggatgatgatgatgatactgCAACCCACGCCGACACTGTGCTGTCTACTCTCAGCGTGCTATCCTTAAG ACCTAAAGACGAGACGCCGGAAGAGAAAAAAGAACGAAAACGCCTCCTCAAAGAATACAGGAAAGAACGACGCGTCGAGAAGAAAGCCAACAGGGAGGCGTTCAAAGAAGAGAAGAAGAGGCAAGAGAAGATCCTGCTGAACAACAGGAGCAACGTGCAGGGGAACCGGATACTGTAG